The window TCGTCTTCTTGAGTTCCCTGACGGAATGGAGCACTGCGTATTCGGGATTGCCGATAGAGACAGCGGCATCCTTTATGAACGCATCCAGTTCTTCGGCGGACTGCGCGTGCATCATCACATAGAGTGTGTACGGGAAGCCTTCGAAGGCTGGGCGCTCGTAGCAGTGCGAAATGTATGGCTTGTTTGCAAGGATTGCACCAGCAAGATCCTTCGACTCCCCCTTCCAGGGGTCGCTCAGGATAACACTTCTCTCGTCTTTCGTCTCTAGTCTCTCGTCTAATTTAAAGCAGACCATAGCATTATACGCGAAGCCGGCGTCCTGATGCCGGAGGATTGCCCCGAAGCGGCGCATTCTCTTTTGCACGAGGTCGTCGCGGAGTGCTTCGCATGAAACACCCCAATCCGCAAACGGCGTGAGCGTGTGCGGGATATCGTCACAGGCGATGCGGATGCGTGCCTTGTCGGACAACGATAAGGCGGTTTTGAATTGCGCGCCTTGATCGTCATTCCCGCGTAGGCGGGAATCTTCATTTTCTTTCAAGACGCGCATTACCGTGTTTATCTTGAACTTCTTTGTCGCGGTAAGGATATGCACGTCGTGCAGGCCCGTACTTGC is drawn from Fibrobacter sp. UWR3 and contains these coding sequences:
- a CDS encoding Lrp/AsnC family transcriptional regulator, coding for MTELEQRLLSVIQDAFPLEERPYRRLAEMLNAQEACAGGDARGHLTEQAVFDAVENLRRSGVIRRIGGIYDSRRLGFISRLCAGKVTDLDKFASAVNEIPAITHNYVRSHEYNVWFTAIAESEGEIRAIVDGLCASTGLHDVHILTATKKFKINTVMRVLKENEDSRLRGNDDQGAQFKTALSLSDKARIRIACDDIPHTLTPFADWGVSCEALRDDLVQKRMRRFGAILRHQDAGFAYNAMVCFKLDERLETKDERSVILSDPWKGESKDLAGAILANKPYISHCYERPAFEGFPYTLYVMMHAQSAEELDAFIKDAAVSIGNPEYAVLHSVRELKKTSFRFFA